The following proteins are encoded in a genomic region of Vibrio spartinae:
- the tssI gene encoding type VI secretion system tip protein TssI/VgrG, with the protein MTTLGFRFTIDGVHDETLVVREYQGEESVSDSFSGPRERVYGFRYQIELASRNADLAAKQIVDKTALLEVIQNGEVTQCVHGIVRHFSKGDTGHSHTFYSVTLVPALERLSLRRNSRIFQEKNILDIFKILFQEMNITDYVFSVKRECALREFCVQYRESDLDFFHRLAAEEGLMYTFTHEEGKHTLVVTDNSEGFAPLGSPVPYNALSGGHMTTPYVSTMTEHYQSEVSSVLMQDYSFKKPDYNFAQSMDGTDLSYQLSDYEYFDHPGRFKDDANGKAFSQIRLEYLRRTTHTASGKSNDARVQGGVRFELEEHIDAAMNREWLAVSVSHQGTQPQALEEAGGHGATTYANQFTVIPKESLWRATPQPKPQVDGPCIATVVGPKGEEIYCDEHGRVKLHFPWDRYDQSDEQSSCWVRVAQGWAGAQYGFMAIPRIGHEVIVSFLNGDPDQPIITGRTYHATNVPPYILPNHKTRTVLKTQTHQGEGSNEVRFEDQSGVEQIYIHAQKDQDIVTNNIHRESVGLDSHRRVGRHFYQMITENVHRLVGKNVTEEFGQDHHVKVGRNVVQRIVGKLSQFISGGIIQKIDGGLVTQMSASEEKEIGANQRVAVSNESYLKAKQIILDAGDSLTIHGPGGFVKIDSGGVTISGSKVKINEGGSPDKGTAPTMVKPDDTDKPQEPEAPDRRG; encoded by the coding sequence ATGACAACGTTAGGTTTTCGCTTCACGATTGATGGTGTGCATGATGAGACGCTGGTGGTTCGTGAATACCAAGGAGAAGAGTCGGTATCAGACTCGTTCAGCGGACCGAGAGAACGGGTCTACGGCTTTCGCTATCAAATCGAACTGGCCAGTCGCAATGCAGATCTCGCCGCCAAGCAAATTGTCGATAAAACTGCATTGCTGGAAGTGATTCAAAATGGGGAAGTGACCCAGTGCGTTCATGGCATTGTGCGCCATTTCAGTAAAGGGGATACCGGACACTCTCACACTTTTTATTCCGTCACCTTGGTTCCGGCATTGGAACGTCTCTCGTTGCGCCGCAATAGTCGGATTTTTCAAGAAAAAAACATTCTCGATATTTTTAAGATCCTATTTCAGGAGATGAACATTACCGATTATGTCTTTTCGGTCAAACGTGAATGTGCCCTGCGCGAGTTTTGTGTCCAGTACCGGGAATCGGATCTCGACTTTTTCCATCGTTTAGCGGCGGAAGAAGGCCTGATGTATACCTTCACGCATGAAGAAGGCAAACATACACTGGTTGTGACCGACAACAGTGAAGGATTTGCGCCATTAGGCTCTCCGGTTCCTTACAACGCGCTTTCCGGCGGGCATATGACGACCCCCTATGTTTCGACTATGACAGAGCATTATCAGTCAGAAGTCAGCTCGGTGTTGATGCAAGATTACAGCTTTAAAAAACCGGACTATAACTTCGCCCAGTCAATGGACGGGACGGATCTCAGCTATCAGCTATCCGATTATGAATACTTTGACCATCCGGGGCGCTTCAAAGACGACGCCAATGGTAAAGCCTTCAGCCAGATTCGACTGGAATACCTACGGCGCACTACACATACCGCCAGCGGTAAAAGTAATGATGCCCGCGTGCAAGGTGGGGTGCGTTTTGAGCTAGAAGAACATATCGATGCAGCGATGAATCGCGAGTGGCTCGCGGTCTCCGTCAGTCATCAAGGGACTCAGCCACAAGCATTAGAAGAAGCCGGTGGTCATGGCGCGACGACCTACGCCAACCAATTTACCGTGATTCCGAAAGAGAGCCTCTGGCGAGCAACACCACAGCCGAAACCGCAAGTCGACGGCCCTTGTATTGCGACGGTGGTCGGCCCCAAAGGCGAAGAAATTTACTGTGATGAGCATGGTCGGGTCAAACTGCATTTCCCATGGGATCGCTATGATCAATCCGATGAACAGAGTTCTTGCTGGGTTCGGGTTGCGCAGGGCTGGGCTGGTGCTCAGTACGGATTTATGGCGATTCCCCGGATTGGTCACGAAGTGATCGTCTCGTTTCTCAACGGCGATCCGGATCAACCGATCATTACCGGCCGGACTTACCACGCAACCAATGTTCCTCCTTATATTCTGCCCAATCATAAAACCCGCACCGTGCTGAAAACGCAGACCCATCAGGGCGAAGGTTCTAACGAAGTGCGTTTTGAAGATCAGTCCGGTGTTGAGCAGATCTATATCCATGCCCAGAAAGATCAGGATATTGTGACCAACAATATTCACCGCGAATCGGTTGGACTGGACAGTCACCGGCGTGTCGGACGGCATTTCTACCAGATGATTACCGAGAATGTCCATCGTCTGGTCGGTAAGAATGTCACCGAAGAGTTCGGGCAGGATCATCATGTCAAAGTCGGCCGGAATGTCGTGCAGCGGATCGTCGGGAAACTCAGCCAGTTTATTTCCGGAGGCATTATTCAGAAAATCGACGGTGGTCTGGTGACGCAGATGAGTGCCTCTGAAGAGAAAGAAATTGGTGCGAATCAGCGGGTTGCGGTCAGTAACGAAAGTTACCTGAAAGCCAAACAGATTATTCTGGATGCCGGCGATTCACTGACCATCCACGGACCGGGCGGTTTTGTCAAAATAGACAGTGGCGGTGTCACCATCTCCGGCAGCAAGGTCAAAATCAATGAAGGTGGTTCACCGGATAAAGGCACTGCACCGACGATGGTTAAACCGGATGATACCGATAAACCACAAGAGCCGGAAGCGCCGGATCGGAGGGGATAA
- the trmB gene encoding tRNA (guanosine(46)-N7)-methyltransferase TrmB, which yields MSEVTTNEYTDDGKIMRKIRSFVRREGRLTKGQEAAMNECWPLMGIDFQPQKLVWQSVFGNDNPVILEIGFGMGSSLVEMAKNSPNQNFIGIEVHGPGVGACLASAREAGVTNLRVMCHDAVEVFEYMIPEHSLHRLQLFFPDPWHKKRHHKRRIVQPEFAAMVRQKLIIGEGIFHMATDWENYAEHMIDVMNQAPGYVNVATDGDFIPRPDERPLTKFEQRGQRLGHGVWDIQFRCVE from the coding sequence ATGAGTGAAGTAACAACCAACGAATATACCGATGATGGTAAAATCATGCGTAAAATTCGCAGTTTTGTTCGCCGCGAAGGACGTCTGACCAAAGGTCAGGAAGCTGCGATGAATGAGTGCTGGCCTCTGATGGGAATCGATTTCCAGCCGCAAAAATTAGTTTGGCAGTCTGTGTTTGGCAACGATAACCCCGTTATTCTGGAAATCGGATTCGGTATGGGATCATCGCTGGTTGAAATGGCTAAAAATTCTCCGAATCAAAATTTCATCGGTATTGAGGTGCATGGTCCGGGAGTCGGGGCTTGTCTGGCTTCTGCACGGGAAGCTGGCGTAACCAACCTGCGGGTCATGTGTCACGATGCCGTCGAAGTTTTCGAATATATGATTCCCGAGCATAGCCTGCATCGGCTACAGCTATTCTTCCCTGATCCGTGGCATAAAAAGCGTCACCACAAGCGGCGGATTGTACAGCCTGAATTTGCAGCGATGGTGCGTCAGAAGTTGATCATCGGAGAAGGTATCTTCCATATGGCAACCGACTGGGAAAACTATGCTGAACATATGATTGACGTGATGAATCAGGCGCCCGGCTATGTCAATGTCGCGACCGATGGTGATTTTATTCCCCGGCCTGATGAACGCCCGTTGACGAAGTTTGAACAACGTGGACAACGTTTGGGGCATGGGGTCTGGGATATCCAGTTTCGCTGTGTTGAATGA
- the rdgB gene encoding RdgB/HAM1 family non-canonical purine NTP pyrophosphatase, producing MQKIVLATGNPGKVREMSDLLADFGFEVLAQTALNVSDVAETGTTFIENAIIKARHAAAATGLPAIADDSGLEVDALDGAPGIYSARYAGTGATDQQNIEKLLTAMADVPEQQRSARFHCVLVFMKHAADPTPLVCHGVWEGSILHQPDGEHGFGYDPVFWVPTEQCASATLPPARKKQLSHRAQALHLLMQQLNEQPSC from the coding sequence ATGCAAAAAATTGTTTTAGCGACCGGAAACCCGGGAAAAGTCAGAGAAATGTCTGACTTATTGGCCGATTTCGGCTTTGAAGTGCTCGCACAGACGGCGCTCAATGTCTCTGACGTTGCAGAGACGGGAACCACATTTATTGAAAATGCAATTATTAAAGCGCGTCATGCTGCCGCAGCAACCGGATTACCTGCCATTGCTGATGATTCAGGCCTTGAAGTCGATGCGCTCGACGGTGCACCGGGCATCTACTCCGCACGTTATGCAGGCACTGGTGCGACTGATCAGCAAAATATCGAAAAGTTGCTAACCGCAATGGCGGATGTCCCCGAACAACAACGCAGCGCACGCTTTCACTGTGTGCTGGTCTTCATGAAACATGCCGCGGATCCGACCCCGTTGGTTTGTCACGGTGTCTGGGAGGGTTCAATCCTGCATCAGCCTGATGGTGAGCATGGGTTTGGCTATGACCCGGTATTTTGGGTTCCCACTGAGCAATGTGCATCGGCAACATTACCGCCGGCCCGGAAGAAGCAACTTTCCCATCGCGCTCAGGCGCTTCATCTGTTGATGCAACAGTTGAATGAGCAACCATCATGCTGA
- the djlA gene encoding co-chaperone DjlA: MHIFGKILGTFFGLLLGGPLGAIFGLFLGHQFDKARRQYQGAPFSVGGNGGASQEERQDEFFRAAFSVMGHVAKAKGKVTKEEIRLATIMMDRMNLNDAQQRSAQEAFREGKESGFPLEEVLEQVMRSTGGRRDLIQFFLELQISAAFADGELHPSERDILHKIARGLAFSEAQLEQRLRMQEAAFRFQHHADSGQESYQNHQQGSFGQSYASNHLSDAYDVLGVDESADAKTIKRAYRKLMNEHHPDKLMAKGLPPEMMTMAKEKSQEIQQAYDLIKKAKGF, from the coding sequence ATGCATATTTTCGGCAAAATTTTGGGTACTTTTTTTGGCTTATTGCTGGGTGGTCCTCTAGGGGCCATTTTCGGGCTTTTTCTTGGGCATCAGTTTGATAAAGCCCGAAGACAGTATCAAGGGGCACCATTCTCAGTTGGGGGGAATGGGGGCGCATCTCAGGAAGAGCGTCAAGATGAGTTCTTTCGTGCCGCTTTCTCAGTGATGGGGCATGTCGCCAAAGCCAAGGGCAAGGTGACGAAAGAAGAGATTCGTCTAGCAACGATCATGATGGATCGGATGAATCTGAACGACGCGCAGCAACGCTCGGCACAGGAGGCGTTTCGTGAAGGAAAAGAGTCGGGTTTTCCTTTGGAAGAAGTGCTTGAGCAGGTGATGCGTTCAACCGGTGGGCGACGTGATTTAATTCAATTTTTTCTAGAATTACAGATTTCCGCTGCCTTTGCCGATGGAGAACTGCATCCGAGTGAACGCGATATTTTGCATAAAATTGCCAGAGGACTGGCATTCTCAGAAGCGCAGCTTGAGCAACGGCTGAGAATGCAGGAAGCGGCTTTTCGATTTCAACATCATGCGGATTCAGGCCAAGAAAGCTATCAAAACCATCAGCAGGGCAGTTTCGGGCAATCCTATGCCTCGAACCATCTGAGCGATGCATATGATGTGCTGGGTGTTGATGAAAGCGCAGATGCAAAAACGATAAAAAGAGCATATCGGAAGCTGATGAATGAACATCACCCCGATAAACTGATGGCGAAAGGTTTGCCTCCGGAAATGATGACGATGGCGAAAGAAAAATCACAAGAAATCCAACAGGCTTATGATCTGATCAAAAAGGCCAAAGGCTTTTAA
- the mutY gene encoding A/G-specific adenine glycosylase has product MQYPISPPQFQQHLIDWQRAHGRHDLPWQQNPSPYRVLVSEVMLQQTQVVTVIPYFERWMTSFPTIEALASATEDEVMNHWQGLGYYSRARNLRKAAQYIMAHHQGQFPESLAALLDIPGVGRYTAGAIRSFAYDRYGPIVDGNVKRLFCRFFALDGVPGTSAVDKQLWQLAETFTPETDNRVFAQGLLDIGATICKPKNPNCEHCCFQKTCLAFKYDRVQTLPTPKPKKTIPTKAGQFLWVESDNKILLEKRASDGIWGALWCLPQIHLQPEQFGEHMQLKGTFKHTFTHYKLDANVWMIDRLGVMEPQLQWVEKSKVFNLGLPTPIKKFLTRHLEGC; this is encoded by the coding sequence ATGCAATATCCAATATCTCCGCCACAATTTCAGCAACACTTGATCGATTGGCAACGCGCCCATGGGCGTCATGATTTGCCGTGGCAACAGAATCCATCCCCGTACCGTGTTCTTGTTTCTGAAGTGATGCTGCAACAGACTCAGGTGGTGACGGTCATTCCTTACTTCGAACGTTGGATGACGAGTTTCCCGACTATCGAAGCGCTCGCCAGCGCAACAGAAGATGAGGTCATGAATCATTGGCAAGGTTTGGGCTATTATTCCCGGGCCAGAAATCTGCGCAAAGCGGCCCAATACATCATGGCACACCATCAGGGGCAATTCCCCGAATCTCTCGCAGCACTGCTGGATATTCCCGGTGTCGGACGCTATACGGCCGGGGCGATTCGTTCATTTGCTTATGACCGCTACGGCCCCATTGTTGATGGGAACGTCAAACGGCTGTTTTGCCGGTTTTTTGCCCTCGATGGTGTCCCGGGGACTTCTGCGGTTGATAAACAACTCTGGCAACTGGCTGAGACATTCACGCCAGAGACTGATAACCGTGTGTTTGCTCAGGGCTTACTCGATATTGGTGCCACTATTTGTAAACCCAAAAATCCCAATTGCGAACATTGTTGTTTCCAGAAAACGTGTCTGGCTTTCAAATATGACAGAGTTCAAACATTACCAACGCCAAAACCGAAGAAGACGATTCCAACCAAAGCCGGGCAATTTCTATGGGTTGAGTCGGACAATAAGATTCTGCTGGAAAAACGGGCCAGCGATGGGATTTGGGGCGCACTCTGGTGTCTGCCACAGATTCACCTACAACCCGAACAGTTCGGTGAGCATATGCAGCTCAAAGGAACCTTCAAACACACATTCACCCACTATAAGCTGGATGCCAATGTGTGGATGATCGACCGTTTAGGGGTCATGGAACCCCAATTACAGTGGGTCGAAAAAAGTAAAGTGTTCAACCTCGGACTCCCCACTCCGATAAAAAAATTCCTGACCCGTCACCTTGAGGGCTGCTGA
- the mltC gene encoding membrane-bound lytic murein transglycosylase MltC translates to MFSLTHSVSLRQRTTRLSTLILCVIPLLTSGCSRELIEKIYDVNYEPTNRFAKHLAPLPGQFMKDAAALNALISSFTGKIEHRWGTKEVKIAGKTNYVKYIDDYRSRADVNFNQGQITVATVATTEPLVHLKKAIITTLLTPDDPKHVDLFSSEKIVLKGKPFLYQQVVDQDHKAIQWSWRANRFADYLIKNKLQVKQVDFKKSYYVEIPMVEDQVEIRSYKYADIIRRAARKYGIPEDLIYAIIKTESSFNPYAVSWANAYGLMQVVPKTAGKDVFQRIKKRSGQPSPEYLFNPENNIDTGTAYFYILKHNYLNSVANSLSLEYSMISAYNGGAGGVLRTFSRNRKTALSKINRLKPNQVYWALTKKHPNAESRRYLEKVTHYKQMFNSGKL, encoded by the coding sequence ATGTTCAGCTTAACGCACAGCGTTTCTCTCAGGCAGCGAACGACCCGACTCAGCACTCTGATCTTGTGTGTAATTCCGCTCTTAACCAGCGGTTGTAGCCGTGAGTTGATCGAAAAAATATACGATGTGAATTACGAACCGACCAATCGGTTTGCCAAACATTTAGCCCCCCTCCCCGGCCAGTTTATGAAAGATGCGGCAGCATTAAATGCCCTCATCAGCAGCTTCACCGGCAAAATAGAACATCGCTGGGGAACCAAAGAAGTTAAAATTGCCGGCAAAACAAACTACGTGAAATATATCGATGACTATCGCAGCCGTGCCGATGTCAATTTCAATCAAGGACAAATCACCGTCGCAACGGTCGCAACGACCGAGCCGTTAGTCCATTTGAAGAAAGCGATCATCACCACTCTCCTGACCCCGGATGACCCCAAGCATGTCGATTTATTCTCATCCGAGAAAATCGTCCTCAAAGGGAAACCGTTTCTTTATCAACAAGTAGTCGATCAAGATCATAAGGCGATCCAGTGGAGCTGGCGAGCCAATCGATTTGCCGATTACCTGATCAAAAATAAGTTACAAGTCAAACAAGTCGATTTTAAAAAATCTTACTATGTCGAAATCCCGATGGTGGAAGATCAAGTTGAAATTCGCAGCTATAAGTATGCTGATATTATCCGCCGGGCCGCTCGAAAATATGGTATTCCGGAAGACCTGATTTACGCCATTATCAAGACTGAGAGCAGTTTCAATCCTTACGCTGTGAGCTGGGCCAACGCTTATGGCTTGATGCAAGTCGTGCCGAAGACCGCAGGAAAAGATGTCTTTCAACGGATCAAAAAGCGCTCAGGACAACCCTCTCCTGAATATCTGTTTAATCCAGAAAACAATATTGATACCGGAACCGCCTATTTCTATATTTTAAAACATAACTATTTGAATTCAGTCGCCAATTCACTGTCTCTCGAATACAGTATGATTTCTGCATATAACGGGGGCGCCGGTGGTGTACTCCGAACATTCAGCCGCAATAGAAAGACGGCACTGAGTAAAATCAATCGCCTAAAACCTAACCAAGTTTATTGGGCGCTGACGAAAAAACATCCGAACGCAGAGTCACGTCGCTATCTGGAAAAAGTGACGCACTACAAACAGATGTTTAATTCGGGGAAACTATAA
- a CDS encoding oxidative damage protection protein, whose amino-acid sequence MGRTVFCARLKKEAEGLDFQLYPGELGKKIFNNISKEAWAAWQHKQTMLINEKKLNMMDPEHRQLLETEMVNFLFEGKEVHIEGYTPPSES is encoded by the coding sequence ATGGGTCGCACTGTTTTTTGTGCACGTTTGAAGAAAGAAGCCGAAGGGCTGGATTTTCAACTTTATCCCGGTGAATTAGGGAAAAAAATTTTTAACAACATCTCTAAAGAAGCTTGGGCAGCGTGGCAGCATAAACAGACCATGCTCATTAATGAAAAGAAACTGAATATGATGGATCCAGAGCATCGCCAGTTGCTTGAAACAGAGATGGTGAATTTTCTGTTTGAAGGGAAAGAGGTCCACATCGAAGGATATACACCACCAAGTGAGTCATAA
- the glsB gene encoding glutaminase B, which yields MKLTNEILNEILDEVRPLLGQGQVADYIPALAQVQADKLGIAILTNEGELFQAGDAEEGFSIQSISKVLNLTLSMGIYTPDEIWSRVRKEPSGQAFNSMIQLEVEHGIPRNPFINAGAIVVADMLQTRLSAPRQRLLEFVWALSDDTHILYDKVVARSEMKHSDRNAAIAYLMRSFGNFENHVLPVLENYFHGCALKMSCVQLAKTLSYLANQGVAVLNHKSVITAVQAKQINALLATCGLYDEAGEFAYRVGMPGKSGVGGGIVAIVPGEMTIAVWSPELNSSGNSLAGSKALELLSGRIGRSIF from the coding sequence ATGAAATTAACAAACGAGATACTGAACGAAATATTAGATGAAGTGCGTCCGTTGCTCGGACAAGGTCAAGTGGCTGACTATATTCCAGCGCTTGCGCAAGTTCAGGCGGATAAATTGGGGATCGCGATCCTGACCAATGAAGGCGAATTGTTTCAGGCCGGAGACGCAGAAGAAGGCTTTTCCATCCAATCCATCTCCAAAGTGCTCAATCTCACCCTGTCGATGGGGATCTATACCCCGGATGAGATCTGGTCAAGAGTGAGGAAAGAGCCTTCAGGACAAGCATTCAATTCGATGATCCAGTTGGAAGTTGAGCACGGTATTCCGCGTAATCCATTTATCAACGCCGGTGCGATTGTCGTCGCTGATATGTTACAGACGCGTCTGTCTGCGCCTCGCCAACGGTTGCTGGAGTTTGTCTGGGCATTAAGTGATGATACCCATATATTGTATGACAAAGTGGTCGCACGCTCAGAGATGAAACACAGCGATCGGAATGCTGCGATTGCCTACCTGATGCGCTCGTTCGGTAATTTTGAAAACCATGTGCTGCCGGTGCTGGAAAACTATTTCCACGGATGTGCATTGAAAATGAGTTGTGTCCAGTTAGCCAAAACATTGAGTTATCTGGCCAATCAGGGCGTTGCCGTGTTGAATCACAAGTCGGTGATCACTGCTGTTCAGGCCAAACAGATCAACGCATTACTGGCAACCTGTGGTCTGTATGATGAAGCCGGAGAATTCGCCTATCGGGTCGGAATGCCGGGTAAATCCGGTGTGGGGGGCGGTATCGTCGCAATTGTACCCGGAGAGATGACCATTGCCGTTTGGTCGCCTGAACTCAACAGCTCTGGGAACTCGTTGGCGGGCAGCAAAGCACTGGAGCTACTTTCCGGGCGTATCGGGCGCTCTATTTTTTAA
- the hemW gene encoding radical SAM family heme chaperone HemW, which produces MLTPPKLSLYIHIPWCVQKCPYCDFNSHALKSGIPEQAYINALLEDLDQDLQRYQLSASFDHDKRAHDSSGHDQPRKLHSIFIGGGTPSLISPSEIKRLLDGVQARLAFQPDIEITMEANPGTIEAERFAQYRQAGVTRISIGVQSFDNEKLTKLGRIHGSEEATRAARLAHQIGLKSFNLDLMHGLPGQTLSQAMADLDQAIALEPPHLSWYQLTIEPNTLFYSQPPRLPDDDLLWDIFEQGHQKLTQAGYIQYEISGYSKPGFQCQHNLNYWRFGDYLGIGCGAHGKISFANGSIIRTTKVKHPKGYLNLLKPYLDHEAEVLAKDRPFEFFMNRFRLIEPCPKQDFPETTGLPIATVQPTIDWAKQQGFLDETEQHWQITERGKLFLNDLLAEFMADEE; this is translated from the coding sequence ATGCTGACACCACCGAAGCTGAGTCTGTATATTCACATCCCTTGGTGTGTACAAAAATGTCCTTACTGTGACTTCAACTCTCATGCCCTGAAGTCCGGTATTCCTGAACAGGCTTATATTAATGCGCTGCTGGAAGATCTTGATCAGGATCTCCAGCGTTATCAGCTCAGCGCGTCATTCGATCATGACAAACGTGCTCATGACTCGTCGGGTCATGACCAGCCGCGAAAGCTCCATTCGATTTTTATCGGTGGCGGAACGCCGAGCCTGATTAGCCCCAGTGAAATCAAAAGACTGCTGGACGGTGTGCAGGCAAGGCTGGCTTTTCAACCGGATATTGAAATCACCATGGAAGCCAATCCGGGTACTATCGAAGCAGAACGGTTTGCCCAATACCGGCAGGCTGGTGTCACTCGAATTTCCATTGGTGTTCAGAGTTTTGATAACGAAAAGCTCACCAAACTCGGCAGAATCCATGGTTCCGAAGAAGCGACCCGAGCAGCCCGTCTGGCACATCAAATTGGGTTAAAAAGCTTTAATCTGGATTTAATGCACGGCTTACCGGGCCAGACGCTGTCACAGGCAATGGCGGATTTAGATCAAGCAATCGCGTTAGAACCACCGCATTTATCCTGGTATCAGTTGACGATAGAACCCAATACGCTGTTTTATTCCCAGCCGCCTCGTTTACCGGATGATGACCTGCTGTGGGATATTTTTGAGCAGGGACATCAAAAACTGACGCAAGCCGGCTATATCCAATATGAGATTTCCGGGTATTCGAAACCGGGGTTTCAATGTCAGCACAACCTCAACTATTGGCGTTTCGGTGACTATCTCGGTATTGGCTGCGGCGCACACGGTAAAATCAGCTTTGCCAATGGCAGTATCATTCGCACCACCAAAGTCAAACATCCCAAAGGGTATTTGAATTTACTCAAACCGTATTTGGATCATGAAGCGGAGGTGTTGGCAAAAGATCGACCGTTTGAATTTTTTATGAATCGATTTCGCTTGATAGAACCCTGCCCGAAACAGGACTTTCCGGAGACGACCGGCTTACCGATCGCAACGGTTCAGCCGACCATCGACTGGGCGAAACAGCAGGGGTTTCTGGATGAAACCGAACAACACTGGCAAATCACAGAACGTGGCAAACTCTTTCTCAATGATTTACTGGCAGAATTTATGGCTGATGAGGAATAA